In Nocardia sp. NBC_00403, one DNA window encodes the following:
- a CDS encoding alpha/beta hydrolase has protein sequence MIAATAVLAGVMSGFGTSTATADPIIEQKALLANPIAADGSKIAKAEYKDARSIRLTVFSAAMDKNVTIDVQRPADASVPRPTLYLLNGAGGGEDDASWVAKTDALNFLADKNVNVVQPIGGKWSYYTDWIKDDPTLGRNKWKTFFTEELPPLIDGALGTNGVNAIAGLSTSGTTVLALPIAKPGLYKAVAAYSGCAQTSDPVGSEFVKLTVETWGGGSTDNMWGPEGSPDWKANDPYVNAEGLRGLDLYISTGNGLPGQYDQLNNPYALPGSFGLANQILIGGVIEAGTNFCTHNLQGKLNQLGIPATFNFRNGGTHSWGYWNDELHASWPVLAKGLGI, from the coding sequence ATGATCGCGGCCACCGCAGTTCTCGCGGGCGTCATGTCCGGATTCGGCACATCCACCGCGACGGCTGACCCGATCATCGAGCAGAAGGCTCTGCTCGCCAACCCGATCGCGGCCGACGGCTCGAAGATCGCGAAGGCCGAGTACAAGGACGCGCGCAGCATCCGCCTGACCGTGTTCTCGGCGGCGATGGACAAGAACGTCACCATCGACGTGCAGCGCCCTGCCGATGCGTCGGTGCCGCGGCCGACCCTGTACCTGCTCAATGGCGCGGGCGGCGGTGAGGACGACGCATCGTGGGTGGCCAAGACCGACGCGCTGAACTTCCTCGCCGACAAGAACGTCAATGTCGTGCAGCCCATCGGTGGCAAGTGGAGCTACTACACCGACTGGATCAAGGACGACCCGACGCTGGGCCGCAACAAGTGGAAGACCTTCTTCACCGAGGAGCTGCCGCCGCTGATCGACGGCGCGCTGGGCACCAACGGTGTGAATGCCATCGCCGGCCTGTCGACTTCGGGCACCACCGTGCTCGCCCTGCCGATCGCGAAGCCGGGTCTGTACAAGGCCGTCGCCGCCTACAGTGGCTGCGCCCAGACCAGTGACCCGGTCGGCTCGGAGTTCGTGAAGCTGACCGTGGAGACCTGGGGCGGCGGCAGCACCGACAACATGTGGGGCCCGGAGGGTTCGCCCGATTGGAAGGCCAACGACCCGTATGTGAATGCAGAGGGTCTGCGTGGTCTCGACCTCTACATCTCGACCGGCAACGGCCTGCCCGGCCAGTACGACCAGCTGAACAACCCCTACGCGCTGCCCGGCTCCTTCGGTCTGGCCAACCAGATCCTCATCGGCGGCGTGATCGAGGCGGGCACCAACTTCTGCACCCACAACCTCCAGGGCAAGCTGAACCAGCTGGGCATCCCGGCGACCTTCAACTTCCGCAACGGTGGCACCCACTCGTGGGGCTACTGGAATGACGAACTGCACGCCTCCTGGCCGGTCCTGGCCAAGGGCCTCGGCATCTGA
- a CDS encoding roadblock/LC7 domain-containing protein produces the protein MTARRKLLGHALMGRLTKVAMSGPEPNAVVLAELKTLHDRIPQLIGTLVASSDGLLIAHDLPSHIEPSGMAALAASQLALSHRLAATAHDGGFYDVVVRGTGGYVVVYAASWASLTVLAGPEVNVGRLHLESRPVARRIADQLTAPGKD, from the coding sequence GTGACCGCGCGGAGGAAACTGCTCGGTCACGCACTGATGGGAAGGTTGACCAAGGTGGCGATGTCCGGACCCGAACCGAACGCGGTGGTACTGGCGGAGCTGAAGACACTGCACGATCGCATCCCGCAGCTGATCGGCACGCTGGTGGCGTCCAGTGACGGGCTGCTCATCGCCCACGATTTGCCCTCGCACATCGAGCCCTCCGGGATGGCCGCGCTGGCCGCTTCGCAGCTGGCGCTGTCGCACCGGCTGGCCGCCACCGCGCACGATGGCGGGTTCTATGACGTCGTGGTGCGCGGCACCGGCGGGTACGTGGTGGTCTACGCGGCGAGCTGGGCCTCGCTGACCGTGCTCGCGGGCCCTGAGGTGAACGTCGGCCGGCTCCATCTGGAGTCGCGCCCGGTGGCGCGCAGGATCGCCGACCAGCTGACGGCCCCTGGAAAAGACTAG
- a CDS encoding Nramp family divalent metal transporter has protein sequence MAESARTASQRARSVSVLLGPAFVAAIAYVDPGNVASNISAGAQFGYLLVWVIVMANVMAGLVQFLSAKLGLVTGMSLPEAVRDKASRPVRLAYWGQAETVAMATDLAEVVGGAIALKLLFGLPLVVGGVITGVVSMGLLVVQDRRGQRPFERVITGLLAIIAIGFLASVVISPPSASGTIGGLLPQFQGAESVLLAAAMIGATVMPHAVYLHSGLARDRHGHPEPGPLRVRLLRVTKYDVGLAMVLAGTVNLAMLLMAANTLRGRENVDTLEGAHAAVGEVLGPVAALLLAIGLLASGLASTSVGAYAGAMIMEGLLRRKIPLLMRRLVTLIPAITILAIGIDPTRALIISQVVLSFGIPFALIPLVRFTSDRVLMGADVNHRVTTALAWLVAIVISLLNVALIYLTVTGN, from the coding sequence CTGGCCGAGTCGGCGCGCACCGCGTCGCAGCGGGCGAGATCCGTCAGTGTCTTGCTCGGTCCGGCATTCGTAGCTGCCATCGCTTATGTCGATCCAGGAAATGTGGCGTCGAATATCAGCGCGGGCGCGCAGTTCGGATACCTGCTCGTGTGGGTCATCGTGATGGCCAACGTGATGGCCGGGCTGGTGCAGTTCCTATCCGCGAAGCTGGGGTTGGTCACCGGCATGTCGCTGCCGGAGGCGGTGCGGGACAAGGCGAGTCGCCCGGTCCGGCTCGCGTATTGGGGTCAGGCGGAGACCGTCGCGATGGCGACCGATCTCGCCGAAGTGGTCGGCGGCGCGATCGCGCTGAAGCTGCTGTTCGGGCTGCCGCTCGTGGTCGGTGGCGTGATCACCGGTGTGGTCTCGATGGGACTGCTGGTGGTGCAGGACCGGCGCGGACAGCGGCCGTTCGAGCGGGTCATCACCGGCTTGCTCGCCATCATCGCCATCGGCTTCCTCGCCAGCGTGGTGATCTCGCCGCCCTCGGCGTCCGGCACGATCGGTGGCCTGCTGCCACAATTCCAGGGCGCCGAGAGTGTGCTGCTCGCGGCGGCCATGATCGGTGCGACCGTGATGCCGCACGCGGTGTACCTGCACTCCGGGCTGGCCAGGGACCGGCACGGCCACCCAGAGCCCGGCCCGCTGCGGGTCCGGCTGCTGCGGGTCACCAAATACGATGTCGGACTCGCCATGGTGCTGGCGGGGACGGTCAATCTGGCGATGCTGCTGATGGCCGCGAACACCCTGCGCGGCCGCGAGAATGTCGACACCCTCGAGGGTGCCCACGCCGCGGTCGGCGAGGTCCTCGGTCCCGTCGCCGCGCTGCTGCTGGCGATCGGCCTGCTGGCCTCGGGCCTGGCCTCCACGTCGGTCGGTGCCTATGCCGGCGCGATGATCATGGAAGGCCTACTGCGCCGCAAGATTCCACTGCTCATGCGTCGCCTGGTGACCCTGATCCCCGCGATCACCATCCTCGCTATAGGCATCGACCCCACTCGCGCCCTGATCATCTCGCAGGTCGTGCTGTCCTTCGGTATTCCGTTCGCGCTGATCCCGCTCGTCCGCTTCACCAGCGACCGCGTCCTGATGGGCGCCGACGTCAACCATCGCGTGACGACAGCGCTCGCCTGGCTGGTCGCGATCGTCATCAGCCTGCTCAATGTGGCGCTGATCTACCTGACGGTCACCGGCAACTGA
- a CDS encoding SDR family oxidoreductase, giving the protein MTYLVTGATGFIGRFLIPALLEREGDIHVLVRPGADSAARYACCARQWDGGDRVRPVRGDLGADGLGIDPTWLAEHRGSIDQVFHLASSYDLTARGGGTRHVVDVAEDLKAGLLHHVSTVEVAGSCAGLFTEDMFDEGQVLTTPMQRAKFEAERIVRESALNWRIYRPPIVVGHSRTGEIDRIDGPYYFFRLLRMAAQLPRILPVLVPKLGETNMVPVDFVARALDHLAHQPGSTPMTYHLVDPRRQSAVEALNLFADEAGAPHLVEVMPKRTLNMMLRVPGTRWLLPRVGVPLDVLEHSEFTCWFDCRHTTAALSGTDIKVPPLAAYAPLIWKYWIENWA; this is encoded by the coding sequence ATGACTTACCTGGTTACCGGAGCAACTGGGTTCATCGGTCGGTTCCTCATCCCCGCGCTGCTCGAACGCGAGGGTGATATCCATGTGCTTGTCCGGCCCGGCGCCGACTCGGCCGCGCGGTATGCCTGCTGCGCCCGCCAGTGGGACGGCGGCGACCGGGTGCGGCCGGTCCGCGGCGACCTCGGCGCCGACGGACTCGGCATCGATCCGACGTGGCTCGCCGAGCACCGCGGATCGATCGATCAGGTCTTCCATCTGGCATCCAGCTACGACCTGACCGCGCGCGGCGGCGGCACCAGGCACGTGGTCGATGTCGCGGAGGACCTGAAAGCCGGTCTGCTGCATCATGTCTCGACAGTGGAGGTGGCAGGCTCGTGCGCGGGCCTTTTCACCGAGGACATGTTCGACGAGGGTCAGGTGCTGACAACGCCGATGCAGCGGGCCAAGTTCGAGGCCGAGCGGATCGTGCGCGAGTCCGCGCTGAACTGGCGTATCTATCGGCCGCCGATCGTGGTCGGCCACTCCCGCACCGGCGAGATCGACCGGATCGACGGGCCCTACTACTTCTTCCGGCTACTGCGGATGGCGGCGCAGCTGCCGAGAATCCTGCCGGTGCTGGTGCCGAAGCTCGGCGAAACCAATATGGTGCCGGTCGACTTCGTCGCCCGCGCCCTGGATCACCTTGCCCACCAGCCGGGTTCGACGCCGATGACCTACCACCTCGTCGATCCGCGCAGGCAGAGTGCGGTCGAGGCGCTGAACCTGTTCGCCGACGAGGCCGGGGCGCCGCACCTGGTGGAGGTGATGCCCAAACGCACCCTGAACATGATGCTGCGGGTGCCGGGCACCAGATGGCTGCTCCCCCGCGTCGGCGTCCCACTGGATGTGTTGGAGCACAGCGAATTCACCTGCTGGTTCGACTGCCGCCACACCACCGCCGCGCTCAGCGGCACCGATATCAAGGTGCCGCCGCTGGCCGCCTATGCCCCGCTGATCTGGAAATACTGGATCGAGAACTGGGCCTGA
- a CDS encoding enoyl-CoA hydratase-related protein — MSNADSATTPAGFSAVHDGKVLRVTITKPKRKNAIDYDTMVALGDTFLAAAEDASVRVIVLTGAGADFCTGADLAATASEAQRGITSDQVMDAANRLVKAIVDAPIPVIARVKGAAAGVGVGIALAADLVYASEESYLLLAFINIGLMPDGGAAALVAAAAGRPLAAEMALLGERLPAPQAKAAGLFTAVLAADELDATVEAAAAKIAAGPRRALELTKKALNAATLTRLDASLAAEKAGQTELLQSPDFFEGATAMLTKRKPVFGI, encoded by the coding sequence ATGAGCAACGCCGATTCCGCAACTACTCCTGCAGGTTTCTCGGCCGTCCACGACGGCAAGGTGCTCCGAGTGACCATCACCAAGCCCAAGCGAAAGAACGCCATCGACTACGACACGATGGTCGCGCTCGGGGATACCTTCCTTGCCGCCGCCGAGGACGCCTCGGTCCGGGTAATCGTACTGACCGGTGCGGGCGCCGACTTCTGCACCGGCGCCGATCTGGCGGCGACCGCGTCGGAGGCGCAGCGTGGCATCACCTCCGACCAGGTGATGGATGCGGCCAACCGACTCGTGAAAGCCATTGTGGATGCACCTATTCCGGTTATCGCGCGAGTCAAGGGCGCGGCAGCGGGCGTCGGTGTCGGCATCGCACTTGCCGCCGACCTCGTCTACGCCAGCGAGGAGTCCTACCTGCTGCTCGCCTTCATCAATATCGGCCTGATGCCCGACGGCGGCGCCGCCGCGCTGGTCGCCGCGGCCGCGGGACGCCCGCTCGCGGCCGAGATGGCGCTGCTCGGCGAGCGGCTGCCCGCACCACAGGCCAAAGCAGCCGGCCTGTTCACCGCGGTGCTCGCTGCCGACGAACTGGACGCGACAGTGGAGGCTGCCGCGGCGAAGATCGCTGCGGGCCCGAGGCGCGCCCTCGAGCTCACCAAGAAGGCGCTCAACGCGGCGACCCTGACCCGACTCGACGCGTCGCTCGCGGCCGAGAAGGCCGGCCAGACCGAGCTCCTGCAGTCCCCCGACTTCTTCGAAGGTGCGACCGCGATGCTCACCAAGCGCAAGCCGGTCTTCGGTATCTAA
- a CDS encoding TetR/AcrR family transcriptional regulator produces the protein MVADRSEVHLASVRPDAGQSVRRRPKDRKVQIIRAAARAFSERGYYPVGVDEIAAEVGISGPALYRHFRNKYALLVAAAEEGARHLLKVAEAADDPQQEPARRLDALIRAMSEHTIDIRREAGLYRWERRYLEQADRIRIRKIYDDLNATVAAPIALLRPTAPPEDVAMLAAAVLSAIASVSAHRTALSTTRLLPLLHDMCWSILRAELPPAPQQRNPGPATRGLPVTSKREQLLTEAIRIFGRQGYHEASIEEIGAAVGINASSVYRYFTSKSDLLAAAFHRTGDRVAIAITEALAEATSRPDAVRRIAFGYARLTFSMPEIMPVYYAEFSNLPQAEQHKLRAIQRQNVLEWANLLDGDPVEARFRVHAAIGQVIDVGRLTKFDSRPEQLARVCALMEAVLLSAS, from the coding sequence ATGGTCGCGGATCGCAGCGAGGTACATCTCGCTTCCGTGCGGCCTGATGCCGGCCAGTCGGTGCGGCGGCGTCCGAAGGATCGCAAGGTGCAGATCATCAGGGCGGCCGCGCGCGCGTTCAGCGAACGCGGGTACTACCCGGTCGGCGTCGACGAGATCGCGGCCGAGGTCGGGATCTCCGGGCCCGCGCTGTATCGACACTTCCGCAATAAGTACGCGCTGCTCGTCGCGGCCGCGGAGGAGGGCGCCCGGCATCTGCTGAAGGTCGCCGAGGCCGCGGACGATCCGCAACAGGAGCCTGCCCGGCGGCTGGACGCCCTGATCAGGGCGATGAGCGAACACACCATCGACATTCGGCGCGAGGCGGGGCTGTACCGCTGGGAGCGGCGCTACCTCGAGCAGGCCGACCGGATTCGGATCCGGAAGATCTACGACGATCTCAACGCGACGGTGGCGGCGCCGATCGCGCTACTGCGGCCGACCGCACCACCCGAGGATGTGGCGATGCTCGCTGCCGCGGTGCTCAGCGCGATCGCCAGCGTCTCCGCGCACCGCACCGCGTTGTCCACCACCCGGCTGCTGCCGTTGCTGCACGACATGTGCTGGTCGATTCTGCGTGCCGAACTGCCGCCCGCACCGCAGCAGCGCAATCCCGGCCCCGCCACCCGTGGCCTTCCAGTCACTTCGAAACGCGAACAGTTGCTCACCGAGGCGATCCGGATCTTCGGCAGGCAGGGCTATCACGAAGCCAGTATCGAGGAGATCGGCGCGGCTGTCGGCATCAACGCCTCCAGTGTGTACCGGTACTTCACCAGCAAGTCCGACCTGCTCGCCGCGGCTTTCCACCGCACCGGAGACCGGGTCGCCATTGCGATCACCGAGGCGCTGGCCGAGGCGACAAGCCGTCCGGACGCGGTCCGGCGCATCGCCTTCGGCTACGCCAGGCTCACCTTCTCGATGCCCGAGATCATGCCGGTCTACTACGCCGAGTTCAGCAATCTGCCGCAGGCCGAGCAGCACAAACTGCGCGCTATTCAGCGTCAGAACGTCCTGGAATGGGCCAACCTGCTGGACGGAGACCCCGTCGAGGCGCGCTTCCGGGTGCACGCCGCGATCGGCCAAGTGATCGATGTCGGCAGGCTGACCAAGTTCGACTCGCGCCCCGAACAACTGGCCCGCGTCTGTGCGCTGATGGAAGCGGTGCTCCTCAGCGCGAGCTGA
- a CDS encoding aldehyde dehydrogenase family protein, protein MAETAQRSGRSNVLTSFDPRTGEVVGNYAVMGTGELNRTVRAARSAEKWWAELGFSGRKRWLLDWKRSIARRAGELVEILCEETGKPEADAAIEVMLAVENLDWAARNAARVLDRRRLGSTWLTRNQRASVGYLPLGVVGVLGPWNNPVFTPMGSIAYAMAAGNTVVFKPNELTTGVGVWLAESWSRLAPNQPVLQVVTGDHGTDAALCRTKVDKIAYAGSDAGAREVISLCGQTMTPVVVERNGKGAMIVHVDAKLDDAAEAAVFGAMANAGQNANGIQRAYVASSVYEHFLELVADQARRLRPGADKRASYGPMILESQVDVVRKQVRDALARGGRAVVGGLESIREPYIEPIVLADVPEESVAITGEGIGPVLIVNKVANVDEAVQRINAVGNGVAVSVFTRDVHGAEAFAEQLRVGVVTVNSSTAYAGIPALPIGGVGEYGQGHHHGDQGLREFSRTLAIARKRYQAPVNLSTFDRHRRDLRVAKAIFRVRHRRMG, encoded by the coding sequence ATGGCCGAGACCGCGCAGCGATCGGGCCGATCGAACGTGCTGACGTCCTTCGACCCGCGCACCGGCGAAGTCGTCGGGAATTACGCCGTCATGGGCACCGGCGAGTTGAACCGCACGGTGCGTGCGGCCCGATCGGCCGAAAAGTGGTGGGCCGAACTGGGATTCAGCGGACGCAAACGCTGGCTGCTCGACTGGAAACGCAGCATTGCCAGGCGGGCAGGCGAATTGGTGGAAATCCTGTGCGAGGAGACCGGAAAACCGGAGGCGGACGCGGCAATCGAGGTGATGCTCGCCGTCGAGAACCTGGACTGGGCGGCACGTAATGCCGCCCGCGTACTGGACCGGCGCCGCCTGGGGTCCACCTGGCTGACCCGCAATCAGCGGGCCTCCGTTGGCTATCTGCCGCTCGGCGTTGTCGGGGTGCTCGGGCCGTGGAACAACCCGGTGTTCACCCCGATGGGTTCGATCGCCTATGCGATGGCAGCGGGCAATACGGTGGTGTTCAAACCGAACGAGCTCACCACCGGCGTCGGCGTGTGGCTGGCCGAGAGCTGGAGCCGACTCGCCCCGAATCAACCTGTGCTGCAGGTGGTTACCGGCGACCACGGAACCGACGCCGCCCTGTGTCGGACCAAGGTGGACAAGATCGCGTACGCGGGCTCCGACGCGGGTGCGCGTGAGGTGATCTCGCTGTGCGGGCAGACGATGACGCCGGTCGTCGTCGAGCGCAACGGCAAGGGCGCCATGATCGTCCATGTCGACGCGAAGCTCGACGACGCCGCGGAGGCCGCGGTGTTCGGCGCCATGGCCAATGCGGGCCAGAATGCCAACGGCATCCAGCGCGCCTACGTTGCGAGCTCGGTCTACGAACATTTCCTCGAACTGGTGGCCGATCAGGCACGGCGGCTGCGACCCGGCGCGGATAAGCGGGCGTCCTACGGCCCGATGATTCTGGAGTCGCAGGTCGATGTGGTGCGCAAACAGGTCCGCGACGCGCTGGCCCGCGGCGGCAGGGCGGTGGTCGGCGGGCTGGAGTCGATCCGCGAGCCCTACATCGAGCCCATCGTGCTCGCCGACGTGCCGGAGGAGAGCGTCGCGATCACCGGCGAGGGCATCGGGCCGGTGCTGATCGTCAACAAAGTGGCGAATGTGGACGAGGCAGTGCAACGCATCAACGCAGTCGGCAACGGTGTCGCGGTCTCGGTATTCACTCGCGACGTGCACGGCGCCGAAGCGTTCGCCGAGCAGCTCAGAGTCGGCGTTGTGACTGTCAATTCCTCGACCGCCTACGCCGGGATTCCGGCGCTGCCGATCGGCGGGGTCGGGGAATACGGCCAGGGCCACCACCACGGCGACCAGGGTCTGCGCGAGTTCAGCCGGACGCTGGCCATCGCGCGCAAGCGCTACCAGGCGCCGGTTAATCTTTCGACCTTCGACCGCCATCGCCGCGATCTCCGCGTGGCCAAGGCCATCTTCCGGGTCCGTCACCGGCGCATGGGCTGA